The Triticum aestivum cultivar Chinese Spring chromosome 7B, IWGSC CS RefSeq v2.1, whole genome shotgun sequence genome window below encodes:
- the LOC123159698 gene encoding desmethyl-deoxy-podophyllotoxin synthase-like yields the protein MAMAELIEPVVFPPLYVLLPLLAIVSLLYLVRSSSPQNGGTRRRLPPSPWALPVIGHLHHLACALPHRAMRDLSRRHGPLMLLRLCELRVVVASSAGAAREMLRTHDLAFAGRPMTPTGRVLLGDSLGVIAAPYGRAWRQLRGICTLELLTARRVRSFGPVRAAEVGRLLRSLAPEPGSAPAAVNLIERIAACVADSAVRAVIGSRFADRGAFLRLLERRMKLVPAKCLPDLFPSSRLAMLVSSMPRRIRRERREMMEFVDAIVREHQQNRVAAGGDEDLLDVLLRIQSEGELDPPLTDDDIKTVIIDMFMAGSETSATLLQWAMAELVKNPRAMRKAQEEVRREVSGRVTEDALGSLRYLGLVIKETLRLHPPATLILRECRAACRVLGFDVPAGAMVLVNAWAIGRDAASWGADAEEFRPERFDGSGVDFKGTDFEYIPFGAGRRMCPGVAFGLANVELALASLLYHFDWELPEPGEELDMAEAMGLTTRRRSDLFLVPKLRVPLHC from the exons ATGGCCATGGCCGAGCTCATTGAGCCAGTAGTATTTCCTCCTCTCTACGTGCTCCTTCCTCTGCTCGCGATCGTCTCCTTGCTCTACCTGGTCCGCTCGTCGTCGCCTCAGAACGGAGGAACCCGACGGCGGCTGCCGCCGTCGCCGTGGGCGCTCCCGGTCATCGGCCACCTCCACCACCTCGCCTGCGCGCTCCCGCACCGCGCGATGCGGGACCTGTCGCGCCGCCACGGCCCGCTCATGCTGCTCCGGCTCTGCGAGCTGCgcgtcgtcgtcgcctcctccgcGGGCGCCGCGCGGGAGATGCTGAGGACccacgacctcgccttcgccggcCGCCCCATGACGCCCACGGGGAGGGTCCTCCTCGGGGACAGCCTCGGCGTCATCGCCGCGCCCTACGGCCGCGCGTGGCGGCAGCTCCGCGGGATCTGCACCCTCGAGCTCCTCACCGCCCGCCGCGTCCGCTCCTTCGGCCCCGTGCGCGCGGCGGAGGTCGGCCGGCTGCTCCGCTCCCTGGCGCCGGAGCCgggctcggctccggcggcggtgaACCTGATCGAGCGGATCGCTGCGTGCGTGGCGGACTCGGCGGTGCGCGCCGTCATTGGCAGCCGGTTCGCGGACCGTGGCGCGTTCCTGCGGCTGCTGGAGCGGAGGATGAAGCTCGTGCCGGCCAAGTGCCTGCCGGACCTCTTCCCGTCGTCACGGCTGGCGATGCTCGTCAGCTCGATGCCGCGCCGGATTAGGAGGGAGCGCCGCGAGATGATGGAGTTCGTCGACGCCATCGTCCGCGAGCACCAGCAGAACAGGGTCGCCGCCGGCGGCGACGAGGACCTGCTCGATGTCCTCCTCAGGATCCAAAGCGAGGGCGAGCTCGATCCTCCCCTCACCGACGACGACATCAAGACCGTTATCATC GACATGTTCATGGCGGGGAGCGAGACGTCGGCGACGTTGCTGCAGTGGGCGATGGCGGAGCTCGTGAAGAACCCGCGAGCGATGCGCAAGGCGCAGGAGGAGGTCCGGCGGGAGGTGTCCGGGCGCGTCACGGAGGACGCCCTGGGGAGCCTCCGCTACCTGGGCCTGGTCATCAAGGAGACGCTCCGGTTGCACCCTCCGGCGACGCTGATCCTGCGCGAGTGCCGGGCCGCGTGCCGGGTGCTGGGGTTCGACGTGCCGGCGGGGGCGATGGTGCTGGTCAACGCGTGGGCCATCGGCCGGGACGCGGCCAGCTGGGGCGCCGACGCCGAGGAGTTCCGGCCGGAGCGGTTCGACGGCAGCGGCGTGGACTTCAAGGGCACGGACTTCGAGTACATCCCGTTCGGCGCCGGGCGGCGGATGTGCCCGGGGGTGGCGTTCGGGCTGGCCAACGTGGAGCTGGCCCTCGCCAGCCTCCTGTACCACTTCGACTGGGAGCTGCCGGAGCCCGGGGAGGAGCTGGACATGGCCGAGGCCATGGGGCTCACCACGCGGCGGCGCTCCGATCTCTTCCTCGTTCCCAAGCTCCGCGTGCCTCTGCATTGTTGA
- the LOC123161200 gene encoding protein MAK16 homolog, producing the protein MSDDVIWHCIRHNHCSFMAKIETGIFCRNPYNATGICNRSSCPLANSRYATIRDHDGVFYLYMKTAERAHLPKKLWERVKLPRNYEKAMEIIDKHLEFWPKLLVHKIKQRLTKMTQYRIRMRRLQLKVREKIMTVPRKKTQRDLRRLEKAEKAAQLDKSIESELKERLRKGVYGEIYNFPFKQFDTILDMEKDELAPEIEEEEEGEIEYVEGDDIEMGDMDDMEDFEGFGDEDDDGDEDDDLDEPATKKPKLPGSDSRSKIGRKSTKVITEVEEDEDRGSRQRTRM; encoded by the exons ATGAGCGACGACGTGATATGGCACTGCATCCGCCACAACCACTGCAGCTTCATGGCCAA GATCGAGACGGGGATATTCTGCCGGAACCCCTACAACGCCACCGGCATATGCAACCGGAGCTCCTGCCCGCTCGCCAACAGCCGCTACGCCACCATCCGGGACCACGACG GTGTGTTCTACTTATACATGAAAACTGCTGAGAGAGCTCATCTGCCAAAAAAGTTATGGGAGAGAGTCAAACTACCCAGGAACTATGAGAAGGCAATGGAAATCATCGACAAGCACCTC GAATTTTGGCCCAAGCTACTTGTGCACAAGATCAAACAGCGTCTGACAAAAATGACTCAGTATCGGATAAGAATGAGGAGACTTCAACTTAAAGTGAG AGAGAAGATAATGACAGTTCCCAGGAAGAAAACTCAGCGCGATCTCCGAAGATTGGAGAAAGCTGAAAAGGCTGCTCAACTAGATAAG AGTATTGAAAGTGAGCTAAAGGAACGTCTGAGGAAAGGTGTTTATGGTGAAATATATAATTTCCCCTTCAAGCAGTTTGATACTATTCTTGACATGGAAAAGGATGAGTTGGCTCCTGAGATAGAAGAGGAAGAA GAAGGTGAGATAGAGTATGTTGAAGGCGATGATATCGAGATGGGTGACATGGACGATATGGAAGATTTTGAAGGCTTTGGTGATGAAGATG atgatggagatgaagatgATGATTTGGATGAGCCAGCAACAAAGAAGCCCAAGTTACCAGGCTCTGATTCAAGGTCAAAGATTGGGCGGAAGTCCACGAAGGTTATCACAGAG GTGGAAGAAGACGAGGACAGGGGTAGCAGGCAAAGGACGCGGATGTGA